From Bacteroidia bacterium, the proteins below share one genomic window:
- the rplW gene encoding 50S ribosomal protein L23: MTSILIKPLITEKLNLLKERRDQYGFIVDRRASKEEIISAIEKLYGVEVDWLNTMVAPTKKRKNNRTGQVTGRTNSYKKAIFKLKDGHKIDFFENN; the protein is encoded by the coding sequence TAATTAAACCTCTTATTACTGAAAAACTGAACCTTCTGAAAGAAAGAAGAGATCAATACGGTTTTATTGTTGATAGAAGAGCATCTAAGGAAGAAATTATTTCAGCCATTGAGAAATTGTATGGTGTTGAAGTAGATTGGTTAAATACCATGGTTGCACCTACTAAGAAGAGAAAAAATAACAGAACCGGTCAGGTTACAGGAAGAACAAACAGCTATAAAAAAGCGATCTTCAAACTTAAAGATGGACATAAAATAGACTTTTTTGAGAACAACTAA
- the rplB gene encoding 50S ribosomal protein L2, producing MGLKRLKPITPGERFRVANDFSELTTSQPEKSLLVTLKKSGGRNNQGKMTMRNIGGGHKRKYRIIDFKRDKYNMPAEVLTIEYDPNRTSYISLVQYKDGEKRYIIAPEGIKVGQQIISGSGVTPDVGNTLPLREIPQGTEIHNIEMAPGAGAKICRGAGSSAILKNIEDKYCIIKLPSGESRMILGNCMATVGKVSNSEHFNINLGKAGRSRWLGRRPRTRPAAMNPVDHPLGGGEGKSKGGQPMSRTGIYSQGQKTRTPKKASNKYIIERRKTKRGTKK from the coding sequence ATGGGACTAAAGAGATTAAAACCGATAACACCTGGGGAAAGATTTAGAGTAGCTAATGACTTTTCTGAATTGACTACAAGTCAACCAGAAAAATCGTTACTTGTTACATTAAAGAAATCAGGAGGTAGAAACAACCAAGGAAAAATGACTATGCGCAATATTGGCGGAGGTCACAAGCGTAAGTATAGAATTATTGATTTCAAACGCGATAAATATAATATGCCTGCTGAAGTATTAACTATTGAGTATGATCCCAATAGGACATCATATATTTCTTTAGTGCAGTATAAAGATGGAGAAAAGCGTTATATTATTGCCCCAGAAGGAATTAAAGTAGGTCAGCAAATTATTTCAGGCTCAGGAGTTACTCCGGATGTTGGAAATACACTACCACTAAGAGAGATTCCTCAAGGAACTGAAATTCATAATATTGAAATGGCGCCCGGAGCCGGTGCAAAAATTTGTAGAGGTGCTGGGTCATCAGCTATTCTCAAAAATATTGAAGATAAATATTGCATAATTAAGTTACCTTCTGGTGAATCACGCATGATTTTAGGTAATTGTATGGCAACGGTAGGAAAGGTTTCAAACTCCGAGCATTTCAATATTAATTTGGGTAAAGCTGGTCGTAGCAGATGGTTAGGAAGAAGACCAAGAACAAGACCTGCAGCTATGAACCCGGTTGACCACCCACTTGGAGGAGGGGAAGGTAAATCTAAAGGAGGACAGCCTATGTCTCGTACCGGTATCTATTCTCAAGGACAGAAGACCAGAACTCCTAAGAAAGCTTCAAATAAGTATATTATAGAGAGACGTAAAACTAAAAGAGGAACTAAAAAATAG
- the rpsS gene encoding 30S ribosomal protein S19 — translation MARSLKKGPFIDFKLEKKVVQMNETKKKSVVKTWARRSMISPDFVGHTFAVHNGNKFIPVFVTENMVGHRLGEFAPTRTFKGHSGNR, via the coding sequence ATGGCAAGATCGTTAAAAAAAGGACCATTTATTGATTTCAAACTTGAAAAGAAAGTCGTTCAGATGAACGAAACTAAAAAGAAATCTGTGGTTAAAACTTGGGCAAGAAGAAGTATGATTAGTCCTGATTTTGTTGGACATACTTTTGCTGTGCATAATGGTAATAAGTTTATTCCGGTTTTTGTAACTGAAAACATGGTTGGACATAGATTAGGTGAATTTGCACCAACTAGAACATTTAAAGGACATAGTGGTAATAGATAA
- the rplV gene encoding 50S ribosomal protein L22 translates to MEAVAKLRNCPLPPRKMRLVVDQIRGQKVDKALNILQFSQRKYYAIYVEKLLKSAIANWEQKNDGERAEDAELFVKSVMVDGAYALKRLRTAPQGRAHRMKKRFNHITLVVDSSNASVETEVASENKEDKNTK, encoded by the coding sequence ATGGAAGCTGTAGCTAAATTAAGAAACTGTCCCCTACCACCTCGTAAGATGAGATTGGTTGTTGACCAGATAAGGGGACAAAAAGTTGATAAGGCATTGAACATACTTCAGTTCAGTCAAAGAAAGTATTATGCAATCTACGTTGAGAAATTGCTTAAAAGTGCAATTGCTAATTGGGAACAAAAGAATGATGGCGAACGTGCAGAAGATGCAGAACTCTTTGTGAAAAGTGTGATGGTTGATGGAGCCTATGCATTAAAAAGGCTAAGAACTGCACCTCAAGGTAGAGCACACAGAATGAAAAAGAGATTTAATCATATCACACTTGTAGTGGATAGCAGTAATGCAAGTGTTGAGACAGAAGTAGCCTCTGAAAATAAAGAAGATAAAAATACTAAATAA
- the rpsC gene encoding 30S ribosomal protein S3, translating to MGQKVNPVSLRLGITRGWESNWYGGKNFAEKLIEDEKIRTYIYARIAKGGISKIVIERTIKRLIITIHTARPGIVIGKQGAEVDRLKEEIKKLTNKDVQINIFEIKRPELDAKLVAENIAQQLEGRMAYKRAVRSAIQNTMRMGAEGIKVSVSGRLNGADIARSEHYKEGRTPLHTLRADIDYSLAEALTTYGLIGIKVWICRGEVIGKKDISLNAGINNDRRSRFNERDNAQNAKRRNRTPRK from the coding sequence ATGGGACAAAAAGTTAATCCAGTATCATTAAGGTTAGGCATAACAAGAGGATGGGAATCTAATTGGTATGGAGGCAAAAATTTTGCTGAAAAATTGATCGAAGATGAGAAAATCAGAACGTATATCTATGCTAGAATAGCTAAAGGTGGCATTTCTAAGATTGTGATAGAAAGAACAATCAAAAGACTCATCATTACAATCCATACAGCCCGTCCGGGAATTGTTATTGGTAAGCAAGGTGCAGAGGTAGATAGACTGAAAGAAGAAATTAAGAAATTAACAAACAAGGATGTTCAAATCAACATTTTTGAAATTAAAAGACCGGAACTTGATGCTAAATTAGTAGCTGAAAATATTGCACAACAACTTGAAGGCAGAATGGCATATAAAAGAGCTGTAAGAAGTGCAATTCAGAACACAATGAGAATGGGAGCAGAAGGGATCAAAGTATCGGTTTCAGGTCGATTAAATGGTGCTGATATTGCGCGTTCAGAACATTATAAAGAAGGTAGAACTCCGCTTCACACACTTCGTGCTGACATCGACTATAGTCTTGCAGAAGCATTAACAACTTATGGTTTAATTGGTATAAAAGTTTGGATTTGTAGAGGTGAAGTCATTGGGAAAAAGGATATTTCGTTAAATGCCGGTATCAATAATGATAGACGTAGCAGATTTAATGAAAGAGATAATGCACAAAATGCAAAAAGAAGAAATAGAACCCCTCGTAAATAA
- the rplP gene encoding 50S ribosomal protein L16, with translation MLSPKRTKYRKTQKGRVKGIATRGHLLSFGSFGLKTLEPKWITARQIEAARIALTRYMKREGQVWIRIFPDKPVTKKPNEVRMGKGKGAPEYWVAVVKPGTIMFEIGGVPMEVAKEGMRLAAQKLPVATKFIVKPDYAGE, from the coding sequence ATGTTAAGTCCGAAAAGAACAAAATATAGAAAAACACAGAAGGGAAGAGTAAAGGGTATTGCTACAAGAGGTCATCTCTTGAGTTTTGGCTCTTTTGGTTTAAAAACATTAGAACCAAAGTGGATAACTGCACGCCAAATTGAAGCAGCTCGTATTGCTCTTACTCGTTATATGAAAAGAGAAGGTCAGGTTTGGATTAGAATATTTCCGGATAAACCTGTAACTAAAAAACCGAACGAGGTGAGGATGGGTAAAGGTAAAGGAGCGCCTGAATATTGGGTAGCAGTTGTGAAACCCGGAACTATTATGTTTGAAATTGGAGGTGTACCTATGGAAGTTGCAAAAGAAGGTATGAGATTGGCAGCCCAAAAGCTACCCGTAGCTACTAAATTTATTGTTAAACCAGATTACGCAGGAGAGTAA
- the rpmC gene encoding 50S ribosomal protein L29, producing the protein MKFEDIKALPTKELFARYREEKLKLTKMKINHAVTPLDQPHKIKETRRTVAQLLTELNNRRKDYELKAIQNKAK; encoded by the coding sequence ATGAAATTTGAAGATATTAAAGCATTACCTACAAAAGAACTTTTTGCAAGGTATAGAGAGGAAAAACTAAAGTTGACTAAAATGAAGATAAATCATGCAGTTACTCCTTTAGACCAACCTCACAAGATTAAAGAAACTAGAAGAACTGTTGCACAGCTCCTGACAGAGTTAAACAATAGAAGAAAGGATTACGAATTAAAGGCAATTCAAAACAAGGCTAAATAA
- the rpsQ gene encoding 30S ribosomal protein S17 — MAIERNSRKEFVGKVTSAKMDKSIVVAVENKIKHPKYKKYFTKTKKLYAHDETNQCGIDDIVRIQETRPLSKLKRWRLIEVIQKAK, encoded by the coding sequence ATGGCAATAGAAAGAAATTCAAGAAAAGAGTTTGTTGGTAAAGTAACAAGTGCCAAAATGGATAAATCCATTGTTGTTGCAGTGGAGAATAAAATTAAGCACCCAAAGTACAAGAAGTATTTTACTAAAACCAAAAAACTATATGCGCATGATGAAACCAATCAGTGCGGTATTGATGATATAGTGAGAATCCAAGAAACACGCCCATTGAGCAAACTAAAAAGATGGCGTTTAATAGAAGTAATTCAAAAAGCAAAATAA
- the rplN gene encoding 50S ribosomal protein L14 has product MIQQESRLKVADNSGAKDVLCIRVLGGTKTRYASLGDKIVVSVKEALPSGGIKKGAVSKAVIVRVKKGVRRPDGSYIRFDENSCVLLNNNDEPRGTRIFGPVARELRDKQFMKIVSLAPEVL; this is encoded by the coding sequence ATGATACAACAAGAATCAAGATTAAAAGTAGCTGATAACAGTGGAGCAAAAGATGTGCTTTGTATTAGAGTTTTAGGAGGTACTAAAACTAGATATGCAAGTCTTGGAGACAAAATTGTTGTTTCTGTGAAAGAAGCATTGCCTTCAGGCGGAATAAAAAAAGGAGCTGTCTCTAAAGCTGTTATTGTTAGAGTAAAAAAAGGCGTTAGAAGACCGGACGGTTCTTATATCAGATTTGATGAAAATTCATGCGTATTGCTAAATAATAATGATGAACCTAGAGGTACACGTATTTTTGGCCCGGTAGCACGTGAATTGAGAGATAAACAGTTTATGAAAATTGTATCATTAGCACCAGAAGTATTGTAA
- the rplX gene encoding 50S ribosomal protein L24, with protein sequence MKKTSEIKKIHIKKGDTVKAISGNDKNKPASEVLVVYPKTYRALVKGFNLVTKHVKPTQQKPDGEIIKKEAPIHISNLMLVVGGTPTKVGRKANAEGKLKRYAKKTGEFID encoded by the coding sequence ATGAAAAAGACTTCAGAAATAAAGAAGATTCATATTAAGAAAGGAGATACTGTTAAAGCAATCTCCGGAAATGACAAGAATAAACCTGCATCAGAAGTGTTGGTTGTATATCCAAAGACATATAGAGCTTTGGTTAAAGGGTTTAACTTGGTAACTAAACATGTAAAACCTACTCAACAAAAACCTGATGGTGAGATTATCAAAAAGGAGGCACCAATCCATATTTCTAACTTAATGTTAGTTGTAGGAGGTACGCCTACTAAAGTTGGACGCAAAGCAAATGCTGAAGGAAAACTTAAAAGATATGCTAAGAAAACAGGTGAATTTATTGATTAA
- the rplE gene encoding 50S ribosomal protein L5, with product MAYKPTLKERYTTEVTKALTAKFAYKNVMEIPRLQKICLNQGVGIAVSDKKLIDNAVEEMTTISGQKACPTYSKKAISNFKLREKMPIGVKVTLRGDKMYEFLERLISISLPRVRDFQGLKIKGFDGRGNYNMGITEQIIFPEMNIDKINRINGMDITFVTTAKTDEECLELLKCFGMPFQTKDAK from the coding sequence ATGGCATACAAACCAACATTAAAAGAGAGATATACCACAGAAGTTACGAAAGCTCTAACAGCAAAATTTGCTTATAAGAATGTAATGGAGATTCCAAGGTTACAAAAAATTTGTTTAAATCAAGGAGTAGGCATTGCTGTTTCTGACAAGAAGCTTATTGACAATGCAGTTGAAGAAATGACTACTATTTCCGGACAAAAAGCATGTCCTACCTATTCCAAAAAAGCAATTTCTAATTTCAAACTTAGAGAAAAAATGCCGATTGGAGTGAAGGTTACATTGCGCGGAGATAAAATGTATGAATTTCTTGAAAGATTAATTTCAATTTCGCTACCTAGAGTTAGAGACTTCCAAGGTCTTAAAATAAAAGGCTTTGACGGTAGAGGAAATTATAATATGGGTATTACTGAACAAATCATATTCCCAGAGATGAACATTGACAAGATTAATAGAATTAATGGTATGGACATTACTTTTGTTACAACTGCTAAAACTGACGAAGAGTGTTTAGAGTTGCTAAAGTGTTTCGGTATGCCATTTCAAACTAAAGACGCTAAATAA
- the rpsN gene encoding 30S ribosomal protein S14, whose translation MAKESIKARDVKRRKLVQKYAAKRAALKAAGEWEELQKLPRNSSKVRLRNRCQLTGRPKGYIRHFGICRNQLRKLASEGKIPGVTKASW comes from the coding sequence ATGGCAAAAGAATCAATAAAAGCAAGAGACGTTAAAAGACGTAAATTAGTTCAAAAATATGCAGCAAAAAGAGCTGCATTGAAAGCAGCCGGTGAATGGGAAGAACTACAAAAATTACCTAGGAATTCATCAAAGGTAAGATTGAGAAACCGTTGTCAATTAACAGGAAGACCAAAGGGATATATACGTCACTTTGGAATATGCAGAAACCAATTGAGAAAATTGGCATCTGAAGGCAAAATTCCCGGTGTAACAAAAGCAAGTTGGTAA
- the rpsH gene encoding 30S ribosomal protein S8, which translates to MTDPIADFLTRLRNAVIAKHRVVEIPASNIKKAITKVLFEKGYILNYKFEDNTNGGQGSIKIALKYHPVTKQSAITELTRISKPGLRQYVPADNLPKVINGLGIAIISSSHGVITDKEARKLNVGGEVLCYVS; encoded by the coding sequence ATGACTGATCCAATAGCAGATTTTTTAACCAGATTAAGAAATGCAGTAATCGCCAAACATAGAGTTGTTGAAATACCTGCATCTAATATCAAAAAGGCAATTACCAAAGTACTTTTTGAAAAAGGTTATATTTTGAATTATAAATTTGAGGACAATACCAATGGTGGACAGGGTAGCATTAAAATTGCACTGAAATATCATCCGGTTACTAAACAATCAGCAATCACTGAGTTGACAAGAATTAGCAAGCCGGGTCTCAGACAATATGTTCCTGCAGACAACCTGCCTAAAGTAATCAATGGACTTGGTATTGCAATTATTTCTTCATCTCATGGAGTTATTACTGACAAGGAAGCCAGAAAACTAAATGTAGGTGGAGAGGTTTTATGTTATGTTTCATAA
- the rplF gene encoding 50S ribosomal protein L6, whose protein sequence is MSRIGNKIIEIPAGVTVSQDKHVVTVKGPKGELKQELKEGFDLKIDGNQIQLIRPSDEKQDKALHGLYRSLIHNHVVGVSHGHTISQEFVGVGYRATVQGQVLDMSIGYSHKIMFELPKEIKIKAEAPKGAAPFITMECIDKELLGRVAAKIRSFRPPEPYKGKGIRYVGEQVRRKAGKSAAKK, encoded by the coding sequence ATGTCAAGAATTGGAAATAAAATAATTGAAATACCTGCAGGTGTGACAGTTTCACAAGATAAACATGTTGTTACTGTGAAAGGTCCGAAAGGTGAATTAAAACAAGAATTAAAAGAAGGGTTTGACCTCAAAATTGATGGTAATCAGATTCAACTTATAAGACCATCGGATGAAAAACAGGATAAAGCATTGCACGGTTTATATCGTTCTTTGATTCACAACCATGTTGTTGGTGTTTCTCATGGACATACAATCAGCCAAGAGTTTGTTGGAGTTGGTTATAGAGCCACTGTACAAGGACAAGTGTTGGATATGTCAATTGGATATTCGCACAAAATTATGTTTGAACTTCCAAAAGAAATAAAAATTAAAGCAGAAGCTCCTAAAGGTGCAGCTCCATTTATCACTATGGAATGTATTGATAAAGAATTATTGGGAAGAGTTGCAGCTAAAATAAGAAGTTTCAGACCACCAGAGCCTTATAAAGGAAAAGGGATTCGCTATGTAGGTGAACAAGTAAGAAGAAAAGCAGGTAAATCAGCAGC